One stretch of Harmonia axyridis chromosome 1, icHarAxyr1.1, whole genome shotgun sequence DNA includes these proteins:
- the LOC123680866 gene encoding uncharacterized protein LOC123680866, whose translation MVNFVLSFCKITGASKIFTRNFYLPLLKPLTPREAFRTFRITGKWLLGSKIQRYIPVLLNHKKKRSKFVKNYGKLKHKEMENYTYLTPILDTDNETQKLLLSILEKKNGNGVFVYTVEDKKMNIVLQADLEYAVRDGDVIDVLVSQKSDKILIKLKDFKKIPIELDYYDVKEPMFCGEGATTEADEKLHHYGKYTMSLAKIFEDKERQEEEWEIMLQKIIKRRKRHAAEKSKEYKALVKENLRKLDWDQFEEDAKRVVQEIAEPNKEEPIDMEIDDLKKTLGVNEFFSESEKIMNLLPKMNEISDVLKNMEHAHLHELLLNESEGENSKKISGVMVTLSSGREVFVSGQMVHTEEGEVFVPGQTIQTEHGMEYNPGFTINIDGKPSLINGLIMSQKENEPMFLPTQSAITADGQLTFALSEEERPPPPTEEYIQLRKERRQKLQDPQNNENNQAILEEETNDEMQQNLTEEDISMKETEKEEEAIILFINDKDLIDSESSDSDSGISEIDSETYRLKQEKDRLELEELKRILMGDGMEKLVTDIEDKKLNLQQRLEELRKLKMECERPLVSYATEKDACEIASSITQDKETINRLVDILLTMIRKTSTIRYKNSIHPENIIETHVNLNDGENSSEKYHCSSNSLKILLKSSIVAANKVFKERPKDQLLALERIGCIFTDIFKNDTPLLAEIIELMKTPTERNDVCEILFKYLSYDYRDSKVNKLSQIINCSRKGVDKVLDVIEELMVNDNKVMCEAFVKLCKVDEDILHDMLEHCRSHSYKVKMENDVINLLEDSIAFATKRFTNNKFHEIFELGKDDFQRFIDQSICFGKALQLTDVVDELSCQKSLELENYGNNTQKFLKRMFLIDKLVSKDFTLRRAVDRLQRNPDQAKYDPRIRQIIRESGMLLSNGFTLSNSRTIPLQLLKSQNLLALEDFLVQRMKMDCAVLIIRSDFQAVIPKEALQGVQSGRMPYVLIDESGISNFKPLHSLAALKGGKNVDYISNNNYSKYNGDIESNMERRQSVATRTSMNYA comes from the coding sequence aTGGTAAATTTTGTGCTATCTTTCTGTAAAATTACTGGAGCCAGCAAGATTTTCACTAGAAATTTTTACTTGCCTCTTCTCAAACCCTTAACACCTAGAGAAGCATTCCGAACTTTTCGAATAACTGGAAAATGGTTACTAGGCTCCAAAATTCAGAGATATATACCAGttcttttaaaccataagaagAAAAGATCAAAATTTGTCAAGAATTATGGTAAATTAAAGCACAAAGAAATGGaaaactatacttatttgacACCTATATTAGATACTGATAATGAGACACAAAAATTATTGTTAAGcatcctcgaaaaaaaaaatggtaacgGTGTTTTCGTTTATACTGTTGAAgacaaaaaaatgaatatagtGCTACAAGCCGATTTAGAATACGCTGTTAGGGATGGAGATGTTATAGATGTTTTAGTGTCTCAAAAATCTGATAAAATACTGATTAAACTGaaggatttcaaaaaaattccaatcgaACTAGACTATTATGATGTTAAAGAGCCGATGTTCTGTGGCGAAGGAGCTACTACTGAAGCCGATGAAAAATTACATCATTACGGTAAATACACAATGAGTCTAGCGAAAATATTCGAGGACAAAGAACGTCAAGAAGAAGAATGGGAAATTATGttacagaaaattataaaaagacgAAAGCGTCATGCTGCGGAGAAATCTAAGGAATATAAGGCTCTAGTGAAagaaaatttgaggaaattggACTGGGATCAGTTTGAAGAAGACGCTAAGAGGGTTGTTCAAGAAATAGCAGAACCTAATAAGGAAGAACCTATAGATATGGAAATTGACGATTTAAAGAAAACTCTGGGGGTAAATGAATTCTTCTcggaatcagaaaaaattatgaatttactTCCTAAAATGAACGAAATTTCAGATGTACTGAAAAATATGGAACATGCACATCTGCATGAACTCCTGTTGAATGAGTCAGAAGGAGAAAACAGTAAAAAAATTTCAGGTGTAATGGTAACCCTATCATCAGGAAGGGAGGTATTTGTAAGCGGGCAAATGGTACACACCGAAGAAGGTGAAGTCTTTGTACCTGGTCAAACCATTCAAACTGAACATGGAATGGAATACAACCCCGGTTTTACCATAAATATAGATGGAAAGCCATCACTCATTAACGGTTTGATTATGTCACAGAAAGAAAATGAACCAATGTTTCTTCCCACTCAGTCAGCAATTACAGCTGATGGGCAGCTTACGTTTGCACTTAGTGAAGAAGAAAGGCCTCCACCACCTACTGAAGAATACATTCAGTTGAGGAAAGAACGCAGGCAAAAATTACAGGAccctcaaaataatgaaaataatcagGCTATTCTTGAGGAAGAAACGAATGATGAAATGCAACAAAACCTAACCGAAGAAGATATTTCCATGAAGGAAactgaaaaagaagaagaagccataattttattcatcaacgATAAGGATCTGATTGATTCTGAGTCATCTGATTCCGATTCTGGTATTTCAGAAATCGATTCAGAAACTTATAGATTGAAGCAAGAAAAAGATCGACTCGAATTGGAAGAACTAAAAAGAATATTGATGGGCGACGGTATGGAGAAACTGGTAACTGATATAGAggacaaaaaattgaatttgcaacAACGGTTGGAAGAGCTGAGGAAGCTGAAAATGGAATGTGAGAGACCGTTAGTATCGTATGCAACCGAAAAAGATGCCTGTGAAATAGCGTCGAGCATAACTCAAGATAAAGAAACTATTAATAGGTTAGTTGACATTTTGCTCACAATGATTCGTAAGACATCGACAATAAGATATAAAAATAGCATTCATCCTGAAAATATCATCGAGACCCACGTGAATCTGAATGACGGTGAAAATAGCAGTGAAAAATATCATTGttcttcaaatagtttgaaaatattactgaaatCGTCAATTGTAGCAGCTAATAAGGTATTCAAGGAACGGCCTAAAGATCAGTTATTAGCTCTAGAAAGAATAGGATGTATTTTCACggatattttcaagaatgataCTCCGCTTCTGGCAGAAATTATAGAGCTTATGAAAACTCCAACGGAACGTAATGATGTTTGCGAAATACTATTCAAATATCTTTCATACGACTATAGAGATTCAAAGGTCAATAAACTCAGTCAAATAATTAATTGCTCTCGTAAAGGTGTTGATAAAGTTTTGGACGTAATTGAGGAGCTCATGGTGAATGATAACAAAGTAATGTGCGAAGCATTTGTAAAACTGTGTAAAGTAGACGAAGATATACTTCACGATATGTTGGAACATTGCCGAAGTCATTCATATAAAGTTAAGATGGAAAACGACGTGATAAATTTGTTGGAAGACAGTATAGCTTTTGCCACTAAAAGGTTCACGAACAataaatttcacgaaattttcgAGTTAGGTAAGGATGATTTTCAACGCTTCATCGACCAATCCATTTGCTTCGGCAAAGCGTTACAGCTTACAGATGTCGTTGACGAATTATCGTGTCAAAAGTCACTAGAACTGGAAAATTATGGGAACAACACGCAGAAGTTCTTGAAGAGAATGTTCCTGATTGATAAACTCGTGAGCAAAGACTTCACATTGAGGAGAGCAGTGGATAGACTACAACGAAATCCCGATCAAGCTAAATATGACCCGAGAATACGTCAAATAATAAGGGAATCGGGGATGCTGTTATCGAATGGTTTCACGTTATCGAACTCCAGAACGATACCTCTGCAACTGCTCAAATCCCAGAATCTGCTGGCGCTTGAGGATTTTTTGGTGCAGAGAATGAAAATGGACTGTGCTGTACTGATAATTAGGAGCGATTTTCAAGCTGTGATACCTAAAGAAGCACTTCAAGGAGTGCAATCTGGAAGGATGCCATATGTTCTTATAGATGAAAGCGGTATTTCTAATTTTAAGCCCCTGCATAGTCTGGCTGCATTGAAAGGGGGCAAAAATGTCGATTACATATCTAATAATAACTATTCTAAATACAATGGAGATATCGAATCCAACATGGAACGTCGACAAAGTGTGGCCACAAGGACTAGTATGAATTATGCTTGA